One genomic window of Thermocladium sp. ECH_B includes the following:
- a CDS encoding 30S ribosomal protein S8e yields the protein MVKLLSYFQGNDNRKISGGYRLRTYKVKPKHLGGGPATNTRLGELEVKRDRSYGGVVKIRLLRTQYANVVDASTGKTIKSKIIKIIDTPANKDFLKKGIIVKGTIIETEAGRAVVTSRPGQDGVLNAVLLK from the coding sequence ATGGTGAAGTTACTTAGCTATTTCCAGGGGAATGATAATAGGAAGATAAGCGGAGGATACAGGCTGCGGACTTATAAGGTGAAGCCGAAGCACTTAGGCGGCGGCCCCGCCACAAATACTAGGCTAGGGGAGTTAGAGGTTAAGAGGGATAGGTCATATGGTGGCGTAGTCAAGATTAGGCTACTGAGGACGCAGTACGCCAATGTTGTGGATGCATCCACAGGTAAGACCATTAAGTCCAAGATAATCAAGATCATTGATACGCCTGCCAATAAGGACTTCCTTAAGAAGGGCATCATAGTTAAGGGCACCATTATAGAGACCGAGGCAGGCAGGGCAGTAGTCACATCAAGGCCGGGACAGGACGGCGTATTGAATGCCGTTCTCCTTAAATAG